In the Leptospira johnsonii genome, one interval contains:
- a CDS encoding LIC11086 family outer membrane transporter, translating into MFLILQKNLLLTLIRLLAFFFFLFLGGEIFAHHAGEGQNMISSTRFVDPFTGKREKPSDYFLITQDFQKGTIDNSNLHTTTVFGEFNFAGGKFAANFSAPWTYYEQKDRSDASRYGKAFVGAKWNPLIDTGWPFFIILEGRLGFPSGGDTDKFAGGDYYSGIANLTLGATWKQFLFVLRGSGIFPLSKDHANLDTQSGLPYWAQTASTTTTQNTEEHPEIQKITQWFAYVTYFWTKDLSVFGGLLYRTPYVNVIGGGSLLEEDSEIQKKFPKAFKEASLGFNYTLTKGTYLTIAGRLPLIRDPEIRLYDYAITTSVSFEIPEWRDSSKKSEKEAEEFESEEDLEKK; encoded by the coding sequence ATGTTTCTAATATTACAAAAAAATTTACTTCTTACTCTCATCCGACTTCTGGCCTTTTTCTTTTTTCTTTTTTTAGGCGGAGAAATTTTCGCTCACCATGCTGGAGAAGGACAGAATATGATCTCTTCTACCCGATTCGTGGATCCTTTTACTGGAAAAAGGGAAAAACCTTCCGATTATTTTTTGATCACCCAGGATTTTCAAAAGGGTACAATCGATAATTCCAACCTTCACACTACAACAGTCTTCGGTGAATTCAATTTTGCAGGTGGAAAATTTGCCGCAAACTTCAGTGCTCCTTGGACCTACTATGAGCAGAAGGACAGAAGTGATGCTTCCCGTTACGGAAAGGCATTCGTAGGAGCTAAATGGAATCCGTTGATCGATACTGGATGGCCATTCTTCATTATTTTAGAAGGTAGGCTCGGTTTTCCCTCCGGCGGAGATACGGATAAATTTGCAGGCGGGGATTATTATTCTGGGATCGCAAATCTCACTTTAGGAGCTACTTGGAAACAGTTCTTATTTGTACTAAGAGGTTCTGGCATTTTTCCTCTTTCAAAGGATCATGCAAATTTAGATACTCAGTCTGGCCTTCCTTATTGGGCACAAACTGCTTCCACAACAACTACACAAAACACTGAAGAGCACCCTGAGATCCAGAAGATCACACAATGGTTTGCATATGTTACTTATTTCTGGACAAAGGACTTAAGCGTTTTCGGAGGACTTTTATACAGGACTCCTTATGTGAACGTGATCGGTGGAGGAAGTCTTTTAGAAGAAGATTCCGAAATCCAGAAAAAATTCCCAAAAGCATTCAAGGAAGCTAGTTTAGGTTTTAATTATACTCTTACCAAGGGCACTTATCTTACGATTGCGGGTCGACTTCCGTTGATCCGAGATCCTGAGATCCGTCTTTACGATTATGCAATCACAACTTCTGTTTCTTTTGAAATTCCGGAATGGAGAGATTCTTCCAAAAAGTCGGAGAAGGAAGCTGAGGAGTTTGAATCGGAAGAAGACTTGGAGAAGAAATAG
- a CDS encoding LIC_11321 family protein, with protein sequence MINFRTRILVVAFSCFCWIATSVFGVSPEPPKDTKNQEASPKKEKPSKIQGCCRIKYEGGGFDYFPSTEEECVAKPGFQSFEKNSALCFQSLWD encoded by the coding sequence ATGATAAATTTCCGAACTCGGATCTTGGTTGTTGCCTTTAGTTGTTTCTGTTGGATCGCGACTTCCGTTTTCGGAGTTTCTCCGGAACCTCCCAAGGACACTAAGAACCAAGAGGCTTCCCCTAAAAAAGAAAAACCTTCTAAGATACAAGGTTGTTGCCGGATCAAATACGAGGGAGGAGGGTTCGACTATTTTCCCTCCACTGAAGAAGAATGTGTGGCCAAGCCAGGCTTCCAAAGTTTCGAAAAAAATTCAGCGTTATGTTTTCAGTCTCTTTGGGATTAA
- a CDS encoding LA_0442/LA_0875 N-terminal domain-containing protein has protein sequence MKNLRSILPVRKSLTASVIFLTIAFNQVSAETILLKNGEKTYGTVIDQSTDTVTILKETKRQILAKSQILKIIFKDIKDEAELAKLFDAEKKKLNKDGKKPEKEEQLDTILLEQMIKENSYKAVQKRLALIEKYIDEQDSSWEEYISANRNPWEPVWKSAILPGWGLSAMKHDNYARAYQIAIGLSFIVAIGGSQAATEQHNKAENRLSKILFEDPVTYAQIQGSGITGASVLVTKLQSDSISEYNSFKSKENQYETYSRTGLYFGVGLYLIQLAQSYFLGQKWATHNIIQTPSGEAVKEGFNFKSNYMPIAAGSASNLWEYRTDLRYVSTF, from the coding sequence ATGAAAAATCTCCGCTCAATTCTACCAGTACGAAAGTCCTTAACAGCTTCCGTTATATTCCTTACGATCGCTTTCAACCAAGTTTCGGCGGAAACGATCCTTTTAAAAAACGGTGAAAAAACCTATGGAACTGTAATCGATCAATCTACAGATACAGTTACGATCCTAAAAGAAACCAAGAGACAAATCTTGGCCAAGTCCCAGATCTTAAAGATCATCTTCAAAGATATCAAGGACGAAGCGGAACTTGCGAAATTATTCGACGCTGAAAAAAAGAAACTGAACAAAGACGGCAAAAAACCGGAAAAAGAAGAGCAATTGGACACCATTCTTCTGGAACAAATGATCAAAGAGAATAGTTATAAGGCGGTCCAAAAACGTCTGGCTTTGATCGAGAAATACATAGACGAACAAGATTCTAGTTGGGAAGAATATATTTCCGCCAATAGAAATCCTTGGGAACCTGTTTGGAAATCCGCTATCCTCCCTGGATGGGGACTTTCCGCAATGAAACATGATAACTATGCGAGAGCTTATCAAATAGCGATCGGTCTTTCTTTCATTGTTGCAATCGGCGGAAGCCAAGCTGCGACAGAACAACATAACAAAGCGGAAAATCGACTGAGTAAAATTTTATTCGAAGATCCAGTTACTTACGCACAAATCCAAGGTTCTGGTATTACAGGCGCTTCTGTTCTCGTGACTAAATTACAATCGGATAGTATTTCAGAGTATAATTCCTTCAAGAGTAAGGAGAACCAATACGAGACCTATAGCAGAACAGGACTCTATTTTGGTGTGGGTTTGTATCTGATCCAGTTGGCCCAAAGTTATTTCTTAGGGCAAAAATGGGCCACTCATAATATCATCCAAACTCCTTCCGGAGAAGCAGTGAAAGAAGGCTTCAATTTTAAAAGTAATTATATGCCGATCGCTGCAGGCAGCGCGAGCAATCTTTGGGAATACCGCACCGACCTGAGGTATGTAAGCACTTTCTAA
- a CDS encoding cysteine synthase A, whose amino-acid sequence MEIKKGFADAIGNTPLIRLNYYSDQTGCEILGKAEFLNPGGSVKDRAALFIIEEAEKKGLLKPGGTVVEGTAGNTGIGLVHICNAKGYKCLIVIPDTQSKEKIDLLKTLGAEVRTVPAVPYKDPGNYVKVSARIAEETPNAIWANQFDNVANRLAHYHTTGPEIWRQTDGKVDAWLASLGTGGTFSGTAMFLKEKNPKIKTIAAEPYGSAIYNFVKKGELSSEGNSFTEGIGNGRITENMKDAPFDDAIRVTDEECLEFIYTLLRKDGLFVGGSSGINVGAAVKLAKELGPGHTIVTILADSGARYQSRLYDQDWLKSKGYSIPEV is encoded by the coding sequence ATGGAGATCAAAAAAGGTTTTGCGGACGCGATAGGGAACACTCCTCTGATCCGTTTGAATTATTATTCGGACCAAACTGGTTGTGAAATTTTAGGAAAAGCGGAATTTTTAAATCCGGGAGGTTCCGTAAAGGATAGGGCTGCATTATTCATTATTGAAGAAGCGGAGAAGAAGGGACTCTTAAAACCGGGTGGTACTGTGGTCGAAGGCACCGCAGGAAATACAGGGATCGGACTAGTACATATATGCAATGCGAAAGGATACAAATGTCTGATCGTAATTCCTGATACTCAATCCAAAGAAAAAATAGATCTACTTAAGACTCTTGGGGCCGAAGTCAGAACGGTTCCAGCAGTTCCTTATAAGGATCCGGGAAACTACGTAAAAGTTTCCGCTCGAATTGCAGAAGAAACTCCGAACGCAATCTGGGCAAATCAGTTCGACAATGTAGCAAACCGTTTGGCGCATTATCATACCACAGGTCCTGAGATCTGGAGACAGACTGATGGAAAAGTAGACGCATGGCTTGCATCTCTCGGAACTGGAGGAACATTTAGCGGGACTGCAATGTTCTTAAAGGAAAAAAATCCAAAGATCAAAACGATCGCGGCGGAACCTTATGGATCTGCAATTTATAATTTTGTAAAGAAGGGAGAACTTTCCTCCGAAGGAAATTCTTTCACAGAAGGGATCGGTAACGGAAGGATCACAGAGAATATGAAAGATGCTCCTTTTGACGATGCGATCCGAGTTACAGACGAGGAATGTTTGGAGTTTATTTATACACTTCTTCGTAAAGACGGATTGTTTGTAGGCGGTTCAAGCGGGATCAACGTGGGTGCTGCGGTAAAACTTGCAAAAGAATTAGGACCAGGACATACCATCGTCACTATTCTCGCGGATAGCGGAGCAAGATACCAGTCCAGGTTATACGACCAGGACTGGTTGAAATCGAAAGGATATTCTATTCCGGAAGTTTAG
- a CDS encoding class I fructose-bisphosphate aldolase, translated as MLDKIKSALGAEADSLLNHVSKTIPKETLTIPGPNYIDEIFAKTDRNNSVLKNFQSIYNTGRLAGTGYLSILPVDQGIEHSAGASFAKNPAYFDPENIVKLAIEGGCNAVASTLGVLGLVSRQYAHKIPFVVKINHNELLSYPNKFDQILFANVEQAFDMGAAAVGATIYFGSDESSRQIQEISEAFHRAHELGLVTILWAYLRNDNFKNDKADYHIATDLTGQANHLAATIQADIVKQKLPETNLGGFRDLKFGKKDDKMYTDLSSEHPIDMARYQVANCYMGKIGLINSGGPSGSNDLGDAVKAAVINKRAGGMGLISGRKAFQKPMKDGVALLNAIQDVYLSKDVTIA; from the coding sequence ATGTTAGATAAAATCAAGAGCGCATTAGGTGCGGAAGCGGATTCTCTCTTAAATCATGTCTCTAAAACCATCCCCAAGGAAACCCTGACCATCCCTGGTCCGAATTACATTGACGAAATTTTTGCTAAGACCGACAGAAACAATTCTGTTCTTAAAAATTTCCAGTCCATCTACAATACTGGACGTCTTGCCGGAACAGGATATCTTTCCATTCTTCCTGTGGACCAAGGGATCGAGCATAGCGCGGGTGCTTCTTTCGCTAAAAACCCTGCTTATTTCGATCCTGAAAATATCGTAAAACTCGCGATCGAAGGCGGATGTAACGCAGTTGCTTCTACTCTTGGAGTTTTAGGACTGGTGTCCCGTCAATACGCTCACAAAATTCCTTTTGTAGTAAAGATCAATCATAACGAACTTCTAAGCTATCCGAACAAATTCGACCAGATCCTCTTTGCAAACGTAGAGCAGGCATTTGATATGGGAGCTGCTGCTGTAGGAGCTACTATCTACTTCGGTTCCGACGAAAGTTCCAGACAGATCCAAGAGATCTCAGAAGCTTTCCACAGAGCTCATGAACTTGGATTAGTTACCATTCTTTGGGCTTATCTCAGAAACGATAATTTCAAAAACGATAAAGCTGATTATCATATCGCTACTGACCTTACTGGACAAGCAAACCATTTGGCTGCTACCATCCAAGCGGATATCGTAAAACAAAAATTACCTGAAACCAACCTGGGTGGATTCAGAGATCTGAAATTCGGTAAAAAAGACGATAAGATGTATACCGATCTTTCTTCCGAGCATCCGATCGATATGGCAAGATACCAAGTAGCAAACTGTTATATGGGTAAGATCGGTTTGATCAACTCCGGTGGACCTTCCGGTTCCAACGACTTAGGTGACGCTGTAAAAGCAGCAGTTATCAACAAAAGAGCGGGTGGAATGGGACTTATCTCCGGAAGAAAGGCATTCCAAAAGCCTATGAAAGACGGAGTTGCATTGTTAAACGCGATCCAAGACGTATATCTATCCAAGGATGTAACGATCGCTTAA
- a CDS encoding ATP-binding response regulator: MSSSSEQPNILIVEDEWLLSFNLQKTLQNLGYKVAGVAANGLDAQSIFKETDPDLVLMDISIEGDMDGIQTAQHIQRIKDVPIVFMTAYTDDSTFMRAMDAASTYAYITKPFQNHQLKSSIEIALRQQKRLGIVKESGKEFKNVIQSISEGAVSLDGEGNIIFLNHSAEELTGWNLEEALGKPGDVVLSFIQTQIGSGEHPDNLGHNLRYIPAVLVRKDDRKIRVGFRVSPIRDEANRIVGSIVTFSELDLLSVSEKRISEMEKVIQSEKRLESIQKLAAGIAHEINNPLMGVINYGNIIRNKKDLPTDIRNYARVIIEQGERISGIIRNLILFSRSDNEEPTWCKLDDILAGVEGIISELLKSKNLEISKNIPDNLPDVFLKQNQIKEVLYYLLYFYADGVGSDLKGSTIHFNAGLEDTKTDLGTYLVLRLSGTLNGELDPENAFQPFERIQSDDSRIGMGLSVCYGIIQSNHGKLDVQKSSSGTDFHIRLPVQIK; encoded by the coding sequence ATGAGTTCTTCTTCAGAACAACCGAATATTCTAATCGTCGAAGACGAGTGGCTTCTATCTTTCAACCTTCAAAAGACTCTCCAAAATTTAGGTTATAAGGTTGCGGGAGTTGCCGCAAACGGTCTAGACGCCCAATCTATTTTTAAAGAAACAGATCCGGATCTAGTTCTCATGGATATCTCTATCGAAGGAGATATGGATGGGATACAAACTGCGCAACATATCCAAAGGATCAAAGACGTCCCTATCGTTTTTATGACCGCATATACGGACGACTCCACATTCATGAGAGCAATGGATGCAGCTTCTACTTACGCGTATATCACAAAGCCATTTCAAAATCATCAGCTCAAGTCTTCGATAGAGATCGCACTTCGCCAACAAAAACGTTTGGGTATTGTCAAAGAAAGTGGCAAAGAATTTAAGAATGTGATCCAAAGTATTTCCGAAGGTGCAGTTTCTCTGGACGGAGAAGGAAATATTATATTTCTAAATCATTCAGCAGAAGAACTGACAGGCTGGAACTTGGAAGAGGCGCTTGGAAAACCGGGAGATGTGGTTCTTTCTTTTATCCAAACTCAGATCGGTTCAGGAGAACATCCTGATAATTTAGGCCATAATCTCAGATATATTCCTGCAGTCCTTGTCAGAAAGGATGATCGAAAGATCCGAGTGGGTTTTCGGGTTTCTCCTATCAGGGACGAGGCGAATCGGATCGTAGGGAGTATTGTAACATTCTCCGAATTGGACCTTCTATCCGTATCCGAAAAAAGGATCTCGGAAATGGAGAAGGTTATCCAGTCCGAAAAAAGATTAGAGTCTATCCAGAAATTGGCCGCCGGGATTGCTCATGAGATCAATAATCCTCTCATGGGTGTGATCAACTATGGAAATATCATCCGGAACAAAAAGGATCTTCCTACTGATATTCGAAATTATGCCAGAGTGATCATAGAACAAGGAGAAAGGATCTCTGGGATTATCCGAAATCTGATCTTATTCTCCCGTTCCGACAACGAAGAACCTACTTGGTGCAAACTGGATGATATTTTGGCCGGGGTGGAAGGGATTATCTCAGAATTATTAAAATCCAAAAATCTGGAGATTTCCAAAAACATTCCTGATAATTTGCCGGATGTATTCTTAAAGCAAAATCAGATTAAAGAAGTATTATATTATCTTTTGTATTTTTATGCAGATGGAGTGGGTTCCGATCTGAAAGGTAGCACGATCCATTTTAACGCAGGGTTAGAAGATACTAAAACCGATTTAGGCACATATCTGGTTCTCCGACTTTCCGGAACCTTGAACGGAGAGCTCGATCCGGAGAATGCTTTCCAACCTTTTGAACGGATTCAATCCGATGACTCCAGGATAGGGATGGGGCTTTCCGTTTGTTATGGGATTATTCAATCCAATCATGGAAAACTGGATGTCCAAAAATCCAGCTCGGGAACTGATTTCCATATCCGGCTCCCTGTGCAGATAAAATAA
- a CDS encoding CBS domain-containing protein: MLVKDILEKKDRKILSVEPSTTVWEAIRFMTKYDIGSVIVLKEGKLAGIFTERDLLHFASTDREAVFDKTVADLMSTTLTTMQPNDQVDEVLSIMLKKRIRHMPILDGNRLVGIVSIGDAVKAKIAKTEEENKNLKNYIYSESGFI, translated from the coding sequence ATGCTGGTAAAAGATATCTTGGAAAAAAAGGACCGAAAGATCCTCTCGGTGGAGCCCAGTACCACCGTTTGGGAAGCGATCCGATTTATGACCAAGTATGATATAGGTTCCGTGATCGTGCTTAAAGAAGGGAAACTCGCCGGTATATTTACAGAAAGAGATTTACTTCATTTCGCCTCCACAGATCGGGAAGCAGTATTCGATAAAACAGTGGCGGATCTAATGTCCACCACACTGACTACTATGCAACCGAACGACCAAGTGGATGAAGTTCTTTCTATTATGCTAAAAAAAAGGATCCGGCACATGCCAATTCTGGATGGAAACAGATTGGTGGGAATCGTCTCGATTGGAGACGCTGTAAAAGCCAAAATCGCGAAAACGGAAGAAGAGAATAAAAACCTAAAAAACTATATATATAGCGAATCTGGATTTATCTGA
- a CDS encoding LIC_12238 family plasminogen-binding lipoprotein: MIQGMNIRFSYFIFLLYSFFFVSCLGMSGEFGWALVDETRQTLLEKKFTTVQEFTLTREKLIFPTNKTLVYLYKFSRVPNPEAEIYVSLSRFQVGFNEIEVRRKRPELSSSSITGSFQELIAGKYLIKVSYEGEVIDQVEFRVIEPEAREEEKESGVDDVEKYTKAKKTLN, translated from the coding sequence ATGATCCAAGGAATGAATATCCGGTTTTCCTATTTTATATTTTTATTATACTCTTTCTTCTTTGTTTCTTGTTTGGGAATGAGCGGAGAATTCGGCTGGGCATTGGTAGATGAGACCAGACAGACCTTATTGGAGAAAAAATTCACTACCGTTCAGGAATTCACTCTTACCAGGGAAAAGCTGATCTTCCCCACGAACAAAACGCTCGTATATCTCTACAAATTTTCCAGAGTACCTAACCCGGAAGCCGAGATTTATGTGAGTCTGAGCAGATTCCAAGTCGGCTTTAATGAGATAGAAGTAAGACGTAAAAGACCTGAACTTTCGAGTTCCAGTATTACCGGAAGTTTCCAAGAATTGATTGCAGGCAAATATCTGATCAAGGTCTCCTATGAGGGAGAAGTAATCGATCAAGTGGAATTCAGAGTAATAGAACCTGAAGCAAGAGAAGAAGAAAAAGAATCCGGTGTGGACGATGTGGAAAAATACACTAAGGCCAAGAAGACGTTAAATTAG
- a CDS encoding chemotaxis protein CheW, whose protein sequence is MSAEIEHQYILFSLGEEEYALPIVLVDEIIKIHNLVKVPRSKNYFAGIMDIRGKVVKMVDLGVKLNIPHSHEQGYDRAIVVKISGESVGIIVDKVANVALFPPETINPPPPSIKGISSRYITGVGKKDDRFIILIDIEKILGSEELAELGAGAK, encoded by the coding sequence ATGTCCGCCGAAATCGAACACCAGTACATTCTATTTAGCTTGGGAGAGGAAGAATACGCTCTTCCAATCGTTCTTGTAGATGAGATTATCAAGATCCATAACCTGGTTAAGGTTCCGAGATCCAAAAACTATTTTGCAGGTATCATGGATATCCGAGGCAAGGTAGTGAAGATGGTGGATCTGGGTGTGAAACTCAATATTCCCCATTCCCACGAACAAGGTTATGATCGTGCCATCGTGGTAAAGATAAGCGGCGAATCCGTCGGCATCATAGTAGACAAGGTAGCTAACGTAGCGCTCTTTCCTCCGGAAACGATCAATCCTCCTCCTCCTTCTATCAAAGGAATTTCTTCCCGTTATATCACGGGTGTCGGTAAAAAAGACGATCGGTTTATCATCCTGATCGATATCGAAAAAATCCTAGGATCTGAAGAATTAGCGGAGTTGGGTGCCGGGGCGAAATGA
- a CDS encoding mannose-1-phosphate guanylyltransferase produces MTQDKPVVLIMAGGKGERFWPRSRVSTPKQLQKVYSKNTLLKETLNRAYTITSPDRVFIGTNATLKKAILAQERSFPENNFIIEPEGKNTAPIIALASLYFKEKFGDPVQVVLSADAWVNSEKEFAKSIQKALKETDGHLVLLGIKPNRPEVGYGYIASGKPTKHGFEVKSFFEKPDVKTAIKYIKKPNFYWNPGIFLWKTSLILEEFENHSPEILKPLKNRFPFKKMGDLGEAFKLLPSEPVDIAIMEKSARIRMVEASFSWDDVGSWLSLERVLPGDKQGNRHIGKEILFYKSGNNVTQTRKEFTALLGVQDIVVVEEEDVLFIASKEGIGDIKNMVAEIRKNKGLQKYTE; encoded by the coding sequence ATGACACAAGACAAACCCGTAGTACTGATCATGGCGGGAGGAAAAGGAGAAAGATTCTGGCCTAGATCCAGGGTTTCCACTCCTAAACAACTCCAGAAAGTATATTCAAAAAATACACTTCTAAAAGAGACCTTGAATCGGGCATACACGATTACAAGTCCTGATAGAGTCTTTATAGGAACAAACGCTACTTTAAAAAAAGCGATCCTTGCCCAGGAGAGAAGTTTTCCTGAGAATAATTTTATCATAGAACCGGAAGGAAAAAACACAGCACCGATCATAGCTCTTGCTTCTTTATACTTCAAAGAGAAGTTCGGGGACCCTGTTCAGGTTGTACTTTCTGCCGATGCATGGGTGAACTCTGAAAAAGAATTTGCTAAGAGTATCCAAAAGGCTCTAAAAGAGACGGACGGACATCTTGTATTATTAGGGATCAAACCGAATCGTCCAGAAGTGGGTTACGGTTATATCGCTTCCGGAAAACCGACCAAACACGGATTCGAAGTGAAGTCATTCTTCGAAAAGCCGGACGTAAAAACTGCGATCAAGTATATTAAGAAACCGAACTTCTATTGGAATCCAGGTATATTTCTTTGGAAAACAAGTCTGATCCTGGAAGAATTCGAAAACCATTCTCCTGAAATACTAAAACCTCTTAAGAATAGATTTCCATTCAAGAAAATGGGAGATCTAGGAGAAGCATTCAAGCTTCTTCCCTCCGAACCGGTGGATATAGCCATCATGGAAAAGAGTGCACGTATCAGAATGGTAGAAGCAAGTTTTTCTTGGGACGATGTGGGCTCTTGGCTTTCCTTGGAAAGAGTATTGCCTGGAGACAAGCAAGGCAATCGTCATATCGGTAAAGAAATTCTATTTTATAAATCCGGAAACAACGTCACTCAGACTAGAAAAGAATTCACTGCACTACTCGGAGTTCAGGATATCGTCGTAGTGGAAGAGGAAGACGTTCTCTTTATAGCTTCTAAAGAAGGAATAGGTGATATCAAAAATATGGTCGCCGAGATCCGTAAAAATAAAGGTTTACAAAAGTACACCGAATAA
- the hfq gene encoding RNA chaperone Hfq, with amino-acid sequence MSAKNNIQDQLLNTARKEKLELTIYLLNGVPLKGKVVSFDNFTIVLEQENKQSLVYKHAISTIIPSKVIKLYTEEAAKEAPSA; translated from the coding sequence ATGTCTGCTAAAAATAATATACAGGACCAACTGCTCAATACGGCTAGAAAAGAAAAACTGGAATTGACCATCTATCTTTTAAACGGAGTACCTTTAAAAGGTAAAGTGGTAAGTTTTGATAATTTTACTATAGTCCTTGAGCAGGAAAATAAGCAGAGTTTGGTGTATAAACACGCGATCTCGACGATCATTCCTTCTAAAGTAATCAAACTTTATACAGAAGAAGCCGCTAAAGAAGCTCCTTCCGCCTAA
- the miaA gene encoding tRNA (adenosine(37)-N6)-dimethylallyltransferase MiaA, translating to MILTAPTGAGKTALVRELDPSRFEIISFDSRQIYKELSIGTAAPSQEDCEKITHHLVSFLSPAESIDAAKFVTKAEEALDDILSRGKIPVLTAGTGFYLNAFLFGMFPVPKISEEVKLKVESLSMEDRIQELQKLDPKALQKIFPNDNYRYGRALEVNWMGTLWSELKVEEGSGALISKNLNILGAFFLDLDRKELYERIDSRAKKMIESGMAEEAKRVSDKYGEDCPGLQSLGYNFALENIKGTSNLETFFGNLSQSHRNYAKRQITWFRKQKILEPIHPKEAYEKIKKI from the coding sequence CTGATCCTCACAGCTCCCACTGGGGCCGGCAAAACGGCTCTGGTGAGAGAACTGGATCCTTCTCGTTTTGAAATTATTTCCTTCGATTCCAGACAGATCTACAAAGAGTTAAGCATCGGGACCGCAGCTCCCAGCCAAGAAGACTGTGAAAAAATCACCCACCATCTGGTATCATTTCTTTCTCCCGCCGAATCCATAGATGCAGCAAAATTTGTAACAAAGGCAGAAGAAGCCCTGGATGATATACTTTCCAGAGGTAAAATCCCAGTTTTAACCGCAGGTACTGGGTTCTATTTGAATGCTTTTTTATTCGGAATGTTTCCAGTCCCGAAAATCAGCGAAGAAGTAAAATTGAAAGTGGAATCCTTGAGTATGGAAGATAGGATCCAAGAACTCCAAAAACTGGACCCCAAGGCTCTCCAAAAAATCTTTCCAAACGATAACTACAGATATGGAAGAGCCTTGGAAGTAAATTGGATGGGAACTCTCTGGTCCGAACTGAAAGTGGAGGAGGGGAGCGGCGCCCTAATTTCCAAAAATTTGAATATACTTGGGGCCTTCTTCTTGGATCTGGATCGAAAAGAATTGTACGAAAGGATCGATTCCAGGGCCAAAAAAATGATAGAATCCGGAATGGCAGAAGAAGCGAAAAGGGTCTCAGATAAATACGGTGAAGATTGTCCCGGTCTTCAGTCCTTAGGTTATAATTTCGCGCTTGAAAATATTAAAGGAACGTCCAACCTTGAGACATTCTTTGGGAATTTAAGCCAGTCCCATAGGAACTACGCCAAACGTCAGATTACTTGGTTCCGAAAGCAAAAGATACTGGAACCGATCCATCCGAAAGAAGCGTACGAAAAGATAAAAAAAATATAA
- a CDS encoding FYDLN acid domain-containing protein, protein MATAKKTAKKKAAPKSKTPVKKSAPKKKTPPAKKKEVVSASKPTGIKKSSTSKSSSLNPLGKKFTCHTCGTRFYDLNKEVKICPKCGADQSKRPPSKSRVRPRVEEEEFPEENLDYDAEVGFEEEEGIVEEPLEEEEDEEEEEE, encoded by the coding sequence ATGGCAACAGCTAAGAAAACGGCTAAGAAAAAAGCTGCACCGAAGTCGAAAACTCCGGTGAAAAAGAGCGCCCCGAAGAAAAAAACTCCTCCGGCGAAAAAGAAGGAAGTGGTTAGCGCGAGCAAACCTACTGGGATTAAAAAATCTTCTACTTCTAAATCTTCTTCTCTCAATCCTCTGGGCAAAAAATTCACCTGTCATACTTGTGGAACTAGGTTCTACGATCTAAACAAAGAAGTAAAAATCTGCCCTAAATGCGGAGCTGATCAAAGTAAACGTCCTCCTTCCAAATCCAGGGTCCGTCCTAGAGTGGAAGAAGAAGAGTTTCCAGAAGAAAACTTAGACTACGATGCCGAAGTAGGTTTCGAAGAAGAAGAAGGTATTGTGGAAGAACCTCTTGAAGAGGAAGAAGACGAGGAAGAGGAGGAGGAATAA